The nucleotide window attacgtactgtgtattttaccattatttctcaaactttccagatcagaagtagaggtcctaagcttcaaattgatataaagtttgtagaaaatggataagaaatgagggagatatgaatttttgaagttgtgatggctgCATGAGGTTTCCAGCgagtttaaaagttgaaaactttgattagccataacttcttcatttcttaacctttttagtgattcaaaagcctaaattgaagaacttttgatgaggaatttaATACTATAAATAGTTTTGACAAAACAGATTTTGTTATATACGAAAATACTGGTTTGCATCAAAGTAGATTCTTTTCCATCTTatcattgattatgtagtttgataaatcttaaagacaaaagaacataaaaatgtattcatgtacttacttaagAAACTCAGGGGTGAGGTGAAGATTTTGGTCTTGAATTCAAGCTTGGACttctttaagaaaaacaaatggAGCTTCTAAAGAGAAGAAAGGATGAAGGATTTGTGTGGGAATCTTGAGTTTTCTCTACAACTAAGGAGGCTTCAAATCAGTTTTGCACTTGATTTTTAAGCTTGTAGGAAATATGATAGAGATCATGTGTTTATATAGGCtagaattaagcataaaataagtaagtgacaaattattataaggtgagtgactaattactatttaggttaaatgattaaaatgataagataaaattaaaaaaagtaataaaagaaagaaagcataaatccacttgctaaatatatatatatatatgcatatatatatatatatatatatgtatgttcacatacacatccatatgcacatttacccaattaataagtaaagaactttagtaaaaaaaattataataattagTACTAAAATGACATGCATCACAAAAATAACATAGATGTAAGTCTTGAGCTCAATAACAAAGATTTTTCGAATATAGTTAATAATATAGTGTTCTATAGTTGGCACTAATTTTCGGGTTATTacactcatgagacggattttgagtcttgatgatcaaaggattggaatgtgccaaagtatccttcgaacccacgtgcctcccacgcatcctagctggggccatggcctgtaacgccagagtgccactctctttggcgttggcgccatgcctacctccgtgtagggtggcgctacgtcctctcgtagggacgtccttccttgcaggcatgtttgcagcatatttgtgtgatctcgtcactttaatagggatcaagatgagacatagtggggacagactacgacaattcctgtcgttcctgttgaacattcgtgttcttatctccccctaacgacgggaagactgtctcatcaaagtgacatccgcaaatctagcagtaaggagatcgcctagcaagggcatttaagtggcggacgattgttggaagtctcaaatccaacgtagttgcccattcgtctgtaaggacccatcacagagcgctgtggcggcgcaattggcacaaaaatggctcactcaaatgtgcgtaagtacaaaagacgtgtacccagtcactagctgtaacgcagaggtacattgagtggcattaggtcgtagacgaattagcatagctgcatgcgatattgcatcaccccaagcggatgtaagaagattggtgcgcattaccaatgttcagactaccatcgtagtcgtttccgtgagaccatttgggtgtgttcaggggaatataatgtccaacattagtcccaatgcaataaccatcgaaagtcttcgatgtaaactctctagcatagtcaaatccaattgactaaataggatgatttggggagtgagcccgttgttgtatgatatgtgctaggagtgtagcataagcagcattacaagtggacaatggcacaacacgtgaccagtgtgtttgcgtgtcaaccaacatcatgagatatttaaacgtccgcaagttggttgaatcaatccacaaaatccctatggattctttgtaagaacagaatgagtaatgtcatatcctttgcataggacggtctcagtcctaatttccctaaggaacaagcttagtaaaagatgtccgtgtgaagtctttttgtagacggatcatcatatcatgaccaggatgacctatcctgtcgtgacaaagccaatatgtgtctaagtccaagagatcttctctcataactttattggatttaatagctcgaatagtgacataaagtccactagagcgacacataaacttctctaagatgcgtctttgttcgcaatcattagaggtaatgcaaaggaactcatttccgttctctacatgcattttcgcatggaattcgttggctattcatagggtactatttgccccaagagcgtagagagtttctgtgacaactgtaatcaaggtgccatttggcaagtggaacttgggctattccatgtccttgaattaatactgatggcccagccattgtagtcacaaagtcatatgctcagaatcaaaattgagtcataatgaaaagaactcgaaattttattcataagccaacggaatacatcattgtttctatgatcaaagaaaatctaatccaataaaaagtaatatggcaatcgcctacaactcttggaaaataaaaagacttaatcaaaatcgccagtttctgggtcttgatccttgtagtcttccacccttagatctagatcgccatcttgatcttcttgtgccatgtaattcgcttcccttgcttcacgatacgtcttgtatgcgtttgcaacattctggggtgcggtacatgatttggcccaatgttcagttgatccacatcgaaaacaaatatcattatggtcaggatcccttgatcgaggcgccattggggcgcgatttggacgacctatcctcttggtggcgttaccaccatggtcggaggctccgcctctctctctcttcacacgttgacctccacggttccgtgcacgcctctcttggcgatttccttcctctttagggcgaacatatggaccagaattgtccctatccttagggtttcgctccttacgtcctccattaggggcgcgactatagttagactccgaaataggcttagttcccacgggtctagcattatagttcttcacaaggatattgtcgtgcttttcagctacgttcatggcgccaatgagctcatgaaaccttgtgatacgtcctgcatttacatcaatccgataattctttgaaatcatcagtgcagagacggggaaggtagagagagtcttctcgatcaacatcgtatcagttatggcttggccacaaaactccatcagagacttgatacgaagagcttccgagttataatcaagcacagacttgaaatcacaaaagcggaggctatgccatcgcacttctaaatcaagaagcagggagtcacgaacgttgccaaatcgctgctcaagttctacccatagctttcttgggtcttcctcattgaggtattcattttggagcgcgtcattcatgtgccttgtcatgagaattatggctttagcttgttttgcttcgaaagcagtagcttgctcaatggagagcacgttctgaccaggctcttggatggctcccagaagtccatcagccttaagatgttggcgcacatctcggacccacctatggtatcctgcgccagttgtttctagtggaacgaagttcaacttgttcaggttactcatcctgaaaaacaacacaagattagggttagtttcggagcgaaagggctaccacgaaaaactattaaatttctgagcgtagtcgcttccaagaaattagagattttctgagcgtagtcacttctaagaaaatccgattccaagaggggtttttggattagatcgaaacaacgatgtatgtggtcaatcgttttcttctcaacaaactctaagtttggaggactctacaagctccaagcttggagtgagcacgaacccccacagttcggctattggtctcccctatgaagaagaaaggggggtagaagaagggatgttggaagtccccgagaaaagaagaagaaattgaaataaaacttcaaaaacgggaacttttagaaaaagtaCCTTAAAAAGATGGTCGGAAAAAGTCGTCGCCGGAAGTTACTGTAGCAGTGAGTTACTGTAGCAGGcaggaaagtcgccggaaaagtgccCGGGAGTTAGCCGGAAAAGTggtcggaagttggccggaaaagtcaccggaagttggccggaaaagtgttgaccggaaTGTTGACTGTTGACCGTTGACCactgctgacgtggctgtgggtccctgttgctgacgtggcagtgggtcagggtgctgacgtggccgtggggtctgcgtcagtgggcttgggcttgggcttctgtccttctgggcttctgggcttcttttgctttctctttttcttttcttttcttttcttttctgccggttcaagatGCAGCAGCTCAAGTGGCCGGTTCACGCTTTTTTAGGCAGGTTTTTGCaatttttcttccggttcctgaaacttcataTCAATGGGCTTCTggtatcaaaatttggtgaaatttgaaggtccagaagatggtgaaccggtggaatatttgctgcgagttgtatggagcttccggtggccggttcggtaagtttccggccggttcttggggtggggctgccggttctggactcctgagaTCGATTCCTTTAAGCTGTGAgatggaggcagaaaaggcttcaacgatttgtattcggattcaaggtttttagcttcttgaatcagggtttggctatttgtttcagggttagggctcgtgctgataacgtgttttagagaaactgaatttgggaggaatttgctgtgtgttctcattgataataggggcctctttatatagaggattacaatgcatagaatctcaatcatacaaggaaagtaattctacattgattaggattctagatccttctaattaaatcttattaccactaggtcaagtaacctagagtttgggctaaacacaaattaggttttccttgaacaagaTAGACaatattcatttattttcaacaaaaaataatgaacTTTACGGTAAAAAATCAAGTTGAGTTCCTTGGGCTATAATATGATAGATAACTGGGCTAGCCAGCTTTCATGTACTCCAGCCCAATATGATATAGCTTTCTAATAATGGTTTGGAAACGTCgaccccaaaacccaaaacccaaagggAAGCAACTATCAAAGTTCAATGGTTCTTTCCCTTCTCTCTGTGTGGTCGTATCTGGGTCTTCACCTCTCGGGCACAAGAACCCATTTTGAGGGCAGTTTTCGTGAAACAAAATTCACCGGCTGTCAATTATGGGTAGCCATGGATGTGACCAAAATGGTAAGACATAATTTCTCTTACATATTGGGTGtccttaaaattaaaataagctTGTCTAAATATGTGAGAATTCGACAAGCATTCTTGAGTGGTgacattaattaattatatggtTTGATTAGGGGTTCTCAGATCCTATTCAGGTTCACCACCGAGCCATTACAGTCTCAAAGTAGACTCGTTTTCATTCATGACTGAAAATTCAGTGGATGGTTATGAAGCAGAGGAGTTTGCAGCTGGAGGGCACAAATGGTATTTACTTTCATCCTCTACTTCTAGTTCTGATAACCCATGTCTTCAATATCATTCTTTTCTCTGTATATTAGTTGTACCCTTTGAATGGACTATGGACATATGTAAGCTAGCTATATGAATTTGCCTACTATAATATGTATGCGTTAGCTCATAGGAAATTGGTGATATACCCAAAtggaaacaagaaaagaaatgtgGAAGGCCACGTCTCTCTCTACTTGGAATTGGCTGGAGAATATTCACTTCAGGGTGATTGGGAGATATATGTGGATTTTAGGTTGTTTTTACTTGATCAGAAAAGGGGCAAGTACTTGGTTCTTGAAGGTATTGATCATGTTCATTAGTTTAATTAATTTTGATCAATAGATAGAATTATGTGGACCGGTTACAATTTGtgattgtttttttcttttggtgtggCGCCATGACTTAGATGCTTTCGCAAAGGAAAATTGCTTTCATCGGGAAATGCTGCGCTTGCCTGGTTTTGATAGGTTTATGCCTCTTGAAGAGTTTACTAATGCCTCCAATGGATATGTAGTTGATGACACCTGCGTGTTTAGTGCTGAGGACTTTGTTtgtaaagaaagaacaaaaggcAAAAGAGAGCGTTTATTAACGACAAACAATGCAGTTATGCACAGGCAGGTTTGGAAGGTTGAGAATTTTTCAAAGCTAGATGATCCATTCTATAAGTCAGAACCATTCGTTGCTGGAAACCAGAAATGGTATCTCTGTTTAGCCTTCTTATCAATGTCCTTCTTTTCAGCAATAACTTTTGAAATATATTTGtagaatttgaaatattattcTGCACTAACTTCAGACAACACGTACAGTTAAGTTTCGAATGAAAAATATAGAGTTCTTGTAATTGAACTTTTGACTTGCAGGCAGGGTGAATTTAATTGTTCATGTGTTGATTGCAGGGAGATACAGTTCTATCCCAAGGGAATTGCCCACGGAATGGGGACTCATCTTTCTCTTTACTTGGCATTATTTGATTTTAAACCAACTCCTCCTGTGTTCAAGATATTTGCAGAGTTTTGCCTGCGTATTGTAGATCGAAAGCATGCCAATCATAAGACATGGTCAGGTAATTGCTGACCTTTTTCTTTGTGTGCAACTCTATATAATGCCCTATAATCATTACAGTACAGCTGCAGTGTCTTtccattcttttcttttatttctcttttaAATACTGTATGCAGGAAGCCAGGAAGTGactatatttttttgttctgcTTGCAGGTAAACACTGTTTCAGTGCCACGTCTTCCTCTTGGGGTTTGCCTAAGTtcattagagcaagttcaccggtGTAGTTTTGGGCGGGCACCAGCAAGGATTGATGATGTGTTGACCAGACAAGGGGAAAATCATCCCTCCACTGGCCCAATCTTGCCCAGCCAAGGTTTGGCTTTCCTTGACTAAGGCCAAGAAAAAAGGCAAAGCCTTGACATATTTCCTGACCAGGCTCGCCGGCTGCCAGCTCGGCAGGTACCTATCGTTGCTGACGTCAGCGTGttgtgtggagagagagagacgcgaCGAAGGACGATTGGATCTGATTTGCTCCACCtggggttgcttcgatctcggccTGGGGGCAGCGGATGGGCGGGCTGACCACGGAGCAGCTGGGCGAGGCAACCTTGGGGGCGCGGGGActgtggccggaggagggagaaaaatCCGGGTCGGACTAGCCGGGTCTGGGGGAGcgtgcgagagagagagagagagaaccgaggggggggggggaatgaaaaaaagaaaaaatttcgtcctttgaaacaaaagggaattttttttgctatttatagaaaatttctagatttcaaaaattcataataaattcatacgaactccgaatattgcgttccatatatgcatgAGATTgtatcgatgagctctacaactttcatgaaggaagttttcccaaattccgaacgtataaaaagtcaattttcacgaccccctaaataacgtttgtttcgaaaataaaaatcgattagaaaccaaatttctcgtacaacaactaaataacgttgtattgtacttattcctagtttttcatttatgtaagaaaaaaatcaataaacagTGAAAAATTAACAGtcttgactggtcaagaaaaacaacgggtggaaacccatgtccagtggcagtgaacagttacttgactggtcgacgccTTGACTTTTcaaccttgacatttcttgactataggtggacttgctcttagttTAAGCACTTTCAGTGAAGCGGACAAGGGGATGTTGATCAAGAATACTTGCATTCTGGAGGCTGAGGTCACTGTCCATGGAATTGCTGGAGTACTATAGCCTTAAAAAACTTGTCTTGAATCCTAATGTCGGGGTGTTTTGTGTCTTCTACTGTGTTAGAAAACGACTCTTTCTTGTCATCAACGCTAATATTTTG belongs to Rosa chinensis cultivar Old Blush chromosome 4, RchiOBHm-V2, whole genome shotgun sequence and includes:
- the LOC112199523 gene encoding uncharacterized protein LOC112199523, translated to MVMKQRSLQLEGTNAHRKLVIYPNGNKKRNVEGHVSLYLELAGEYSLQGDWEIYVDFRLFLLDQKRGKYLVLEDAFAKENCFHREMLRLPGFDRFMPLEEFTNASNGYVVDDTCVFSAEDFVCKERTKGKRERLLTTNNAVMHRQVWKVENFSKLDDPFYKSEPFVAGNQKWEIQFYPKGIAHGMGTHLSLYLALFDFKPTPPVFKIFAEFCLRIVDRKHANHKTWSGKHCFSATSSSWGLPKFIRASSPV